One genomic segment of Arthrobacter sp. Marseille-P9274 includes these proteins:
- a CDS encoding caspase family protein, whose translation MADSPDLILAGTAGAGTHALVVGVGRYPHLLGGPDPARNAAGMGQLTSPSLSARAVATWLLADYRFDAKPLASLSLLLSEQEPVPFLNPRTGNPHAVPEATADNIEAAAKAWKKRGNSSPENRLVFYFCGHGISEGNDMALLASDFSPDDEDNPLDRALDFEQLRRGLKTCQASEQLFFVDACRAASNFLISQTDARFAGRVPLLGVRRPPELPRVLSVPYYASLAGERAYGRPGQVSLFTQALLRALRGAGSDNPEGDWRVSTTTLSTAIDDFMRRPVLAGRAATVQTPTVHELAVFDVHQLAGDPLVPVYVSCQPAEENSLAEFACRQGNEERGRRLRTEVDAEDPSVEWYLELALGEYLFEAQLENGPPRSLTRAVRPPYSPVRLKAAP comes from the coding sequence CCCGGCAAGGAACGCGGCGGGCATGGGACAGCTGACCTCGCCGTCGCTGTCGGCCCGTGCCGTGGCCACGTGGCTGCTGGCGGACTACCGCTTCGACGCCAAGCCCCTGGCCAGCCTGTCGCTCCTGCTGAGCGAGCAGGAACCGGTTCCCTTCCTCAACCCGCGGACGGGAAACCCGCATGCCGTCCCGGAGGCCACCGCCGACAATATCGAAGCGGCGGCCAAGGCATGGAAGAAGCGGGGCAACAGCTCCCCGGAGAACCGGCTCGTCTTCTACTTTTGCGGGCACGGCATCTCCGAAGGCAATGACATGGCCCTGCTCGCCTCGGACTTCTCGCCCGACGACGAGGACAACCCGCTGGACCGGGCGCTGGACTTCGAGCAACTGCGCCGCGGCCTGAAGACCTGCCAGGCCAGCGAGCAACTGTTCTTCGTCGACGCCTGCCGGGCCGCGTCGAACTTTTTGATCAGCCAGACGGACGCGAGGTTCGCCGGACGTGTCCCGCTGCTGGGCGTCCGCCGCCCGCCGGAGTTGCCGCGCGTCCTCTCGGTCCCCTACTACGCCTCACTCGCCGGCGAGCGGGCTTACGGCCGCCCCGGGCAGGTCAGCCTTTTCACCCAGGCCCTGCTGCGCGCACTGCGCGGAGCGGGCAGCGACAACCCCGAGGGCGACTGGCGCGTCAGCACAACGACGCTGTCGACGGCGATCGACGACTTCATGAGGCGCCCCGTGCTGGCCGGTCGGGCGGCCACCGTGCAGACGCCGACGGTTCATGAGCTGGCGGTCTTCGATGTCCACCAGCTTGCCGGTGACCCCCTGGTTCCGGTCTACGTCAGCTGCCAGCCGGCCGAGGAGAACTCCCTGGCCGAGTTTGCCTGCCGCCAGGGAAACGAAGAGCGCGGCCGCCGTTTGCGGACGGAGGTCGACGCCGAGGATCCCTCCGTGGAGTGGTACCTGGAGCTCGCGCTGGGCGAGTACTTATTCGAGGCGCAGCTGGAGAATGGGCCGCCGCGATCGCTCACGAGGGCCGTGCGGCCGCCCTATAGTCCGGTCCGGCTGAAGGCCGCGCCATGA